The following DNA comes from Methanothrix sp..
CCGTGGAGGTATGGAAGAGCTGGTCATGGCCACCAGCGATGTGGTATTGCTTGTGCCCGGGCTTCCTCTTATGATCATCCTGGCGGCCTATCTTTCCCCCAGTATGTGGAACATAGTCCTTGCCGTCGGCCTGCTCTGGTGGTGCTCTACGGCCCGGGTCGTTCACTCCCGGGTTCTGCAACTGCGGGAGATGCCTTTCGTGGAGGCGGCACGATCACTGGGGGGCGGTGATGGTTATATAATGCTAAACCACATTCTGATCAATACCAAAGAGATCATCTACGCCAAGTTCGCCCTGGCGGTGGCATCGGCCATGCTCACTGAGGCGTCCTTGAGCTTTCTGGGCCTTGGCGATCCATTAAACATCAGTTGGGGAGAGATGATCCACTTCGCCTTTTCTCGGGGCGGATTTGCCAATGACATGTGGTGGTGGTATCTGCCGCCAGGGCTCATGATCTGCGCCTGTGTTCTGGGATTTGCGATGATATCAATGGAGCCGGAGAGATCCCAAAAGGCATTGGAGCCGTAGGGCCGGCCGTCAGGAGGCTTCTAGAGGGAGAGAGGCATATCCGCAGGCAGCTTATTGCCGAGTATGCGCGAAAGGGTCGTGAGCCTCTAATGGGTTTGAGTTTTGTAATATGGAAAAGTCAAGAGTTCCTGCAAGCTCCAGACATGATCGATTAAGCCAGCTTGCTTCGCGGGACTATTGAACTTCGTTATGCCCATCTCATTTCTATATTTTAGAGCACGATGCTTTCGGCAGTAGTTGAAGTGCGCGAAATATAGGGTCATTTGGTTATTCAATTCTGCAGTCTCCTTAGAGAAACCTATGGTTTTCCTTGATATGCGGTTATTATCTTGTCTGCATGTCAGGTTTTGCCGTTCAATGTAGCTGGTAGATATCATTTTGTGGTCTATATCTTTGCCAAATATGATTCTCTTGACCACTTTTTTTAGTCTACCGTTGACCCTCATTTTAATGACTTGAGCATATTGTAATAGTTCATCTACGATTAATTTAGGACTTCGAGGTCGCCCTCGCTTGCCTGTTGGTGCGAACGGCTGTAGTTTTCCATATTGCTTTCGAAGAGCTGCTGCATATAGTCTTAATCCATCTGTCACAAAGAGCGGCATTGATCTGAGTCTTTTGGCAGTATTTGAAACGAGCTGATCTGCATTTTCCTGAGATCGCTCACCGATAACATGTGAAAGCACCAACCTGCAATTTGCAGCCATGCTTATCCAGATCCAAGTTCCTTTATCTTCGTATTCACCTTCTCTGGGTAGTGTTTTTCCCCACAAAAGTCCATGCCTCGTCCATCTCTACCTTTGGGGTCTCTACATCCTTCAAGACAACTTCATTGACTTTTTCACTATGCTTTGCTGCTTTCGAGATCCAAGTGCTTACAGTAGATGGTTTTGACTCAAGGATCTCAGCTATTCCTAAGACACTCATTCCACGCATGGCCATTTTTAGAGCCAGCTTGATCTTTTCTTCGTTTGTTCTTGTGTCATAGAATGCAGTGTTAGTTCTATCACAGAATCTGGTACCACATGTGTGGCAAATATATTTCCTGACCTTGCCGGAGCTTATCTTGTAAGTTCCGTACACAGTGACGTTTCCTTTCCCAGCAATTCCAAATAGATTGCACTGCTCATTCGGGCATGCTACATCCAAGAATCGAGGCTTTGGACCTCTTTTGCCCATTTTGCTACACCCCATGTAGCATATAGGAATAGGTTATATAAATAACAGCCGATTGTAGATTCACGACCCGCGAAAGAGAACCCACAGATAACAGTCAAGACCCAACAGATATTTATGCAATTCATACTTATTCTTAAACGAATAGAACTAAGGACATATAGGTGGAAGATTAAATGAGATTACGCTATGTATTGCTGGCTTTAATATTGTGTATTTCTTTTAATGCTGTGAACGCAGAGAATTACGACTTCGTGTTGAATATATATGGCAACGCAAATATGGACAACAATATCGATGACAAGGATATAGAATACATAAAAGCAGTTATCGATGGAAAAGAGACACTCACAAAGCTTTCGGATGCAAACAATGACGGAAAGGTCGATGAAAGAGACATCGAACAAATAAAACAGATAATTGATGGCGATGAAAAAGAACTGATTCTCATCGATTCTGCCAACAGGACAGTCGCGCTAAAGACGCCTATTGAAAGGATTGTTATAGCACGAAAAGGCGCAGAGGAGTTCACAATACTGATGGCAAAAGACAAAATCGTGGGCATTGGTGATGACGCAAAACAGAATAATCCCGACATCGTCAGAAAGACTGGAGTAGATAAAGTCCAAAGCGTGGGAAACTTCAATTCGGGAAGCCTGGACTATGAGGCAATAATATCTCTTAATCCCGACCTGGTTATAGCCACATCGCCCTCATTGAAAAAGGGATTGGCGGACAAGATCCCGGGAAATATCCCCGTAGTTGCGCTGGACTGCGAGGTTGATCCAGACCTTGCTTTTCAAGATGAGATAATAAAAAAGCTAGGATACATAGTAAATGAGCCAGAGAAGGCCGACGAAATCATTAATTGGAGGAGTAAATATAAAAATATATTAAGCAACAAAATAAACAATTTAGATCCAGACGCTCTGCCCACATACTATGTGGAGACATATGAGAAATATTTGACTTATATGTCCGATCAATATGACTCAAAAGCAATAAAAGATTGCGGCGGGATCAACATTGTTGATGGCTCAAGTTTTCAAAAGAACGAATTGCTGGACGGAGAGGTCACAATTGACGCCGAATGGCTGATCGATCAGAATCCTGATTATATATTTATACGGGAAAATACAAACGTTGCAGGGTTTAACTGGACTGAAGAAGAGGCAAAAAAGGAATTAGAATCACTGATCGACAGACCTGGGTGGGAGAATCTGAAAGCTGTTAAAAACGGCCATGTATACTTGTACAACAAATGCTTTGTTCGGAGCAGATCTGAAATAGGAAAGGTCTATTTCGCAAAATGGCTGCACCCAGAACTGTTCAAGGACCTAAATCCAGATGCCATCCATGCAGAATATTGGAAGGAATTTTTAGATATAGATCTTGAGGGGCTCTGGGTCTATCCTGAACCCGTATAATTTTTTTATTAGAGATTGCTGGAACCACAGATCAAATACGAGTTCACTGTATATCGATAGAGCTGGAGGACAAGTATAAAAAATATAAATGATAATAGAGGGGCATCAATCAGCACGCCCCATCATAAATCGCCTCCTGCAGTTGATGCAAGCTTATCGGCTTGGAGATGAAGCCATCTCCCCCCTCATTGATGCATTCATCCCTGCGGCTGGTGCAGCCGGTGACGAAGATAATCCTGGGGCCCTCCGGCCAGCGTTTCCTGATGATCCTTGCAGCCTGCAGCCCATCCATTTTGGGCATCTGAATGTCCATGAGCACCAGGTCATAAGGATGGCTCTCCATGGCGTGCACCGCTTCGACGCCATTGTCTGCTGTATCGGCATTGTGGCCCAGTTTCTTGAGCATCCGCAAGGTGATCATCCGGTTGGCAGGGTCGTCCTCTGCCAGCAGAATGCTCAAAGCCCCATTGCGGTGCATTCCATTGCCATAGCTCAAATCAGATCCGGTTTCAGGTGCCATCTCAACTCACCATTCTATGAAGAGCATTGCCCTCTCCTACCACACAATTCAGCGCAGGGTCTGTATCATTGTGTAATAAACTTTTTGGTATTAGTATTATCAAGGGATGCATCTTCCCTGAAAGCCGAAAGGAAAAAAGAGGCTCTTAGCTGCCTTCTGAGGGACGAATGGCGAAATCAGGGTTCTTGGGCCTCATCACAAAGAGGCCAGGGCACAGAGGAGACCGCTCCGCAGTGCAATACCCTGCAATCAGGCGAAGAGACAAAAAAGAGAGCGGCCCAGTCTGCCTAAAGAACGATCTGCTTATTGTGCTCCAGGACCTCGGCCATTGTATCCACGCCTTCGATAGACCTGGGGAAGTTGGTGAAGACCACCCGCTTGACGTTGATTCCCTTATCCTTCAGAGACTCCTCAATCCCCTTGGCCAGCTCGCCAGACTGCATATTCTCAATGATAAAGCTCACGTTCCGGTATTTCTCTGGATTGGCATTGATATCGTCCACCACCTTGGCCGCAGTCCGGGTTCCATTCAGGGCGAACTCAGGAGCAAAGATGTTGACCACATTCATGCCCAGCCATTCTTCCACAGGCTCCCTCTGCCAAAGCATCACAATGACCTGGGTCTGGTTGAGCTTTTCCTTCTCAGCCGGAGTCGGCTCTATGGCATCGAAGCTCTTCACATACTCACCATAGCGCTCATCATAATAGCTCTCATTGATCGGATCGTACTGCACCAGCCATCCCCTAACCTCCTCAGCCAGAAGCTTGGCCTTGGCGGGCGTATTCCATTCGCGAGAGGGATCGGATACAGTCTTCCATGTAACCGATCCATAGTTGTTGGCCTTCATGAAGTCATTGACCGCGGGAATATTATACCTTTGGTCATTGCTGTCATTGTAGGCCATAAAGAGATCAGCACCCGGGATGAAATCCATATTGAGCTGGATTCTGCTGGGGATGATGTCCCCTTGCAGATGGGGGCAGAGTGTGGGATCGGCAATCGTTATCGCTTCTCACTCTATCTCCACCAATATAGGTTGCCGGGTCCATCAGCACACTGGTGGTGCAGACGATCTTGATCGTATTCGGGGCAGGCTCGGCAAAGGCCGGAGCCAGGATGAGGATGGCCAACATCAATAAGGCCGGCCCAGTGGATTGAATCCCTTTCATGAACTCTAATTCGTAATATCATTTATTTAGTTGTTACTACGGTTTATCCTCCGCTTAAAGGAGAGTACCACCGATAGCCCGAAGCCTGCTGTGAGCAGCAGGGCCACCAGAGGAGCTACCGGAAGCGTATACTCAAATGCCGCCCAGACCCCAAAGGAGCTGACGATGAGGGCTACCGCCGGGGCGACAATGAACATGCTCTTCACATCAAAGCAGAACTGGCTGGCTATAGATGCCGGTGCTGCCAGCAATACGAAGATCAAGAGCCCTCCCACGATATTC
Coding sequences within:
- a CDS encoding ABC transporter permease, encoding MKAKKGPVPLSRIKLIGLSILSLFLVMAIFAPIIAPNDPRETRMPYQPPSQEHYLGTNDIGQDILSELIYASRVSLTIGFLAGLISVTIGATLGILAGYYRGGMEELVMATSDVVLLVPGLPLMIILAAYLSPSMWNIVLAVGLLWWCSTARVVHSRVLQLREMPFVEAARSLGGGDGYIMLNHILINTKEIIYAKFALAVASAMLTEASLSFLGLGDPLNISWGEMIHFAFSRGGFANDMWWWYLPPGLMICACVLGFAMISMEPERSQKALEP
- a CDS encoding IS1 family transposase (programmed frameshift), producing the protein MGKRGPKPRFLDVACPNEQCNLFGIAGKGNVTVYGTYKISSGKVRKYICHTCGTRFCDRTNTAFYDTRTNEEKIKLALKMAMRGMSVLGIAEILESKPSTVSTWISKAAKHSEKVNEVVLKDVETPKVEMDEAWTFVGKNTLPREGEYEDKGTWIWISMAANCRLVLSHVIGERSQENADQLVSNTAKRLRSMPLFVTDGLRLYAAALRKQYGKLQPFAPTGKRGRPRSPKLIVDELLQYAQVIKMRVNGRLKKVVKRIIFGKDIDHKMISTSYIERQNLTCRQDNNRISRKTIGFSKETAELNNQMTLYFAHFNYCRKHRALKYRNEMGITKFNSPAKQAGLIDHVWSLQELLTFPYYKTQTH
- a CDS encoding ABC transporter substrate-binding protein, with protein sequence MNAENYDFVLNIYGNANMDNNIDDKDIEYIKAVIDGKETLTKLSDANNDGKVDERDIEQIKQIIDGDEKELILIDSANRTVALKTPIERIVIARKGAEEFTILMAKDKIVGIGDDAKQNNPDIVRKTGVDKVQSVGNFNSGSLDYEAIISLNPDLVIATSPSLKKGLADKIPGNIPVVALDCEVDPDLAFQDEIIKKLGYIVNEPEKADEIINWRSKYKNILSNKINNLDPDALPTYYVETYEKYLTYMSDQYDSKAIKDCGGINIVDGSSFQKNELLDGEVTIDAEWLIDQNPDYIFIRENTNVAGFNWTEEEAKKELESLIDRPGWENLKAVKNGHVYLYNKCFVRSRSEIGKVYFAKWLHPELFKDLNPDAIHAEYWKEFLDIDLEGLWVYPEPV
- a CDS encoding response regulator, which gives rise to MAPETGSDLSYGNGMHRNGALSILLAEDDPANRMITLRMLKKLGHNADTADNGVEAVHAMESHPYDLVLMDIQMPKMDGLQAARIIRKRWPEGPRIIFVTGCTSRRDECINEGGDGFISKPISLHQLQEAIYDGAC
- a CDS encoding metal ABC transporter solute-binding protein, Zn/Mn family, with the translated sequence MDFIPGADLFMAYNDSNDQRYNIPAVNDFMKANNYGSVTWKTVSDPSREWNTPAKAKLLAEEVRGWLVQYDPINESYYDERYGEYVKSFDAIEPTPAEKEKLNQTQVIVMLWQREPVEEWLGMNVVNIFAPEFALNGTRTAAKVVDDINANPEKYRNVSFIIENMQSGELAKGIEESLKDKGINVKRVVFTNFPRSIEGVDTMAEVLEHNKQIVL